The region TATTTAGGTGTATAGTCAGGTAACTAGCGGCCGATTTGTGACTGCGATCAGTCAATAGTTCGCGACGCATCCCCACAGTCGCTATTTGGGCGTTGAATTAAAACTACGGCATCCTTCACGCTGCCTCTTAGGCCACACGACGTTTATCAAGGTCGAGCAATGCCCTCAGCTGTTGGACACGGAacccgcccctcctcccgaTTCCGCTGCGTCCCACACATCACTCACGCTCGTGTCTATCGTAAAGTCGCACACAGCAACAGGAACTACGCATGTAAAGACTCACTGTCCAGGGGCTCTGCTGATTGGGCCCTGCCGATAAAAGTGCACACGTAGGTGAGCCCATTGGAGAGAGGGTGAGCATGATGCTGTACTACGATACCACACGCATGTGAAGTATGAAAGTACTTGGCAGATGGAACAGATGCGATAAGAAAGGGGAGGTAGGTAAGTAGCGTCCAGGCCGCACCCGGCGTGCAACGCGCCATCATGCATGTGCATATGCAGGCGTCTCccgcggccgcctgcgcctccaACCTCCGTtccgaggaggagacgaaCAAGCAACAGcctgggaggaggagggagggagcgggCGCCGGGAACACAAAGAACGCCGTCTGCAGCTGCTTCCCTGCTGCACAcacttcgtactttgtacatacAGACACGCTCGGGGGCGTCCACACGCGCACAAAATAACCAACTCAAGAGAGGAacgaggcgtcgtcgcgcgaTGCgagctgcgtgcgtgcatgcgagctgcccccctccccgcctctcttcctcctcctttccTTTCTGAGGCTCGATCAAGTGTCTTGACTGCGACGGACACGCGTTCTCGTTACGATACGTGCATACCTGCAAAGCTTCTACTGCTTCATACGTACATAGATGCAGCGCACGGCGTGTGTTGCATACCGCCATCTAACGGCTCCTGTACGGACAGGATACCCGCAGACGCATACCACCTAAACTACCTGGTGCCTACTACCACCTCCGGTAGatgctcgtggcggccgccgccactgtcAGCAGACGGCTCATTAGCCTTCCTTGTGTACGCTGATGTACGCAACGTGTACCATGCATCCAGACACGATGACCATCTCGCCGCATGCCGTGTGCGACATCTCAAGAAGACAGGCAGATTCCCGGGCGCGCACGTTCAGCTAGCATACTGTACATATCCCTGATGCATGTAACGTGTTTTGTACATTTCGCATATCTCGGCACGTAGGCATGCAAGTGACGAGCAGGCCTGTTGGCACATGGCGAGCGCAGTACGCTCGGGGCCGAGAAAGACACCTAGCAAAAGACATGCGTGGTCTTCAGGGGCGGCCGCGCTCTCTGTGTCGCTGGTAGTAGTGGTGATCgtttgctcgtcgtcggttgatcgtcgtcaccgcgtGTGGATCGCTGCGCGGGGCCCGCGATTAAAGGACGCGATATTATATTGTGCCGCGCATGTTCACGACTCGCGCAGCCAACAtaaaggggggaggggccgtcTGCGGGGCCTATACACGTTTGCTCGGGAGAGATATATGCGAAGAGGCAGGTGACTCCACACAGTCATCGGCCCTCACTCTTCCATAGAGCCGGCACACGAGTCATGTCCCGTGTCTCCATAGCGAACATGTTTCCCAGGAACACTTCAGTCACCAACAACCTCGCCGTAGGGCATGTCCCCCAGACGCTCCCGCCCATCCTTCACGAGCatcattatcatcatcatcatcatcctggTCCCAGGCAGGCCCTCAAGTCTGCCCAGCAAGCCCTCGCACCCGCATATATGCGAGAGGGCGGCCCTCTCACTGGGGTCTCGACAGTCCAGTATTACTCTAACAACCCGCATCAGCAGAAGCTCCTCCCAACGTGCATAACCATCGTCCCAATCATCAACCACCGGTACTActacccgcccgccgtctgtTTGGTCCAgatcccgcccgccgcctccgctcgctcccgccctcctccactgaGCTGCGGGTTGCTTTTCAACTTTTTGGCTGCACACACATGCATGTGCATATGCACATGCACATGCACATGCAATGCAGCACTGCATCACGCCAGAGAGCTGGCCAACGACTACTGCTGCTGAGTGCTGACGCACGCACTTTAATAAGTCAACAAGCCAAGTAAGTTCCCTGTTGGCCCCAGGGTGCTTGGGCTCCCCAACCACGCCAGCCAATCTCACGGtctctatctctctctctctctcctttctCTCAAGTCTATGTCTCTACATCGAACCTTGAGCGAGTCTTGTTGTTTCCGTCCGAGAACTTGGGGGCCAATCTGCGAGGGCACAGACAACCCCCGACCTAACGAGAGAGCCAACCCCACCAACCCGCTAACAAGTTCAGTCTCGACTCTTGACAGTCTCTCTACTATGTCAGTGCGCAGAGAGGGATGCCTACAGTACGTACAATACTACTCGGATTGCGCCAACTCCTCTCACGCCTTCCCGACATCAGCAATACACAAGTACACGTAGCGGTACGTCGGTGCCGGCATATGTCCATGTAGTCGTCATCActatcgccgccgccgccgccgccagccagccagccagccagccagccagccagccgtggAGTTGACTAACAAAGTAAGAAAGTTGCCTAGGTTTACATACTTCCCCCGAAAGGGTACAAGTCCCTCGTGGTGATCACTCCTCCACGGAGTACGTAGCGCCTCGGCTCGGGAAGCGCGCTGCAGCATCGAACTGACCGttgcgacggcgacgacgacgacgtcgcgcggcgccccCAGCACGTCTCGGCACTTGGACGGCAGGCGCTGCGCAGAGCGTCGTCTTGCATGTGGGCATCGATCAGgcccttctccctctctctctctacatcgccgcccccgcgcccgcccctccgTTGCGACGTGTTGACTTCCCGTCGCCCGCAGATCATCTCTCCTCGCGGTAGATGTAAgacgtagtagtagtagcagtagctACGCAAAGGGTGGCGGCGTCAACCACCAAGTCAAGCGTCACACACATCACATCGCACAGACAGacactcacacacactcacGCACACAGACTGCCCCCACTGTCCGTgaacctcctcctcctcctcctcctcctcctctctgcTACGTGCTTGCtctgcatcgccgccgccgccgctcctcgccctcgtagGTTcggccgtccgccgccgacctcttCCCAAAACTCCATTCGGGTGTCCCCCTCACCCtcccaccatccatccatccatccatcccggcctcgcctcgcctcgcctcccaGCCTCTCCCCGGGAACAAAGAGGTTGCAGCGCTAACACGTCCGCATCGCCAACTCGACAAGGCGAGATAGCCCTCCATgctctcctcgccggcctcgcgtcGCCCcggagggaaggggggggggccaagaGCATGGTCCGATTTGATGATGCAGAGGGGGATGCAGAGGGGGAAGGCCAGGAATCCGATCAACGAGGCCAAAGATGCGCGTGGCTTCTTTCTCCATCGAATCAACGCCACGGGCCATCACGTCTTGCTTCCTATTAGTCTTCTTCCCTCGACgcactgtacttcgtactgcgctgctgctgctgcttctcttaccgtccccctccccaaccCCCAAGGCCGAGCCCTGCCGGGATGCCGTCCGTACCACACTTCGGAAAGCCAGAGCCAGAACCTCACAGcccaccgccaccatcgccgccctcctcctcctcatccccccatcctcatcctcctccatctcggcgcGACCACACGCCACGACCCCCCCAAAAGCCGCGAAACCAAACCCAAAGAGCCAAGCCAAACCCAGTCAAGCCCATCCTACCAAGCCAAACCACCGCGGGGCGCCGAGCAAGCCCAGCCGAAACGCCCAGAGCCCaccagacacacacacacacacacacacacacttcCCTCCCCTCCTTTCCTGTCCCTCGGGTCTTGCACATCTACCTCCCCGTGACCCTCCCACCTCCGCTTGGcgtcgcctccaccaccagcatcaccactGCCACCACACACGCGTTCACACCGGGGGCCGCGGAGAGtggcagccgcccgccgtcacggccggcACGCTCCCACGACcggagaaagagagagaggccaaGCTGACCTGCCtgctccctcctccgcctcctcgcgcaCATTGCACCACGCCACCTCtcggcgcagcggcagcagcagcagcagctcctaCCTAGCCACCACGTATCAATCAAGTCCGCGTCTGGTCTCGCGTCCGCCGACAAAAGACAACCCTTCTTCTCCGGTCTCTCTGTCTCCTCCCGGCCCCACCCGGTCGGTCCTCGCTCGGCTTTCGTAACTTACCTTGCAGTAGTTACCATCACTGACTTTTGTGCCACTTCATACCGTGCTTCGTACTACCCTATTGTCTCGAAACATGAGACAGGGAGATAGAGATACggtgcacacacacacaaacacaccACACACAGACATTACTACCACCATTAACATTAGCCGGCCAGCCGACCATTGGTGGCGCCACACTTCCCTGCCATACCGGGAGGCGTCTGGTCTCGTCTGCGCTCCTCATCATCGGGTCCCATCCATACCCATCAACACCTATCCGTACTAGGCCCCAAAAAGCcggctcccctcccccccttcccgcagGAGTTTCCATCCCGGCGGTGCCTTCCCTCGCCCTCTTTCGCGCCCGCGGGAGCGCCAACGTAGCGCGCGCGAGCTTGGCTCCACGTAATAAGCGTTTGTCTGGTTGTGATTTCGTATATACGTACCGTATACGAAgtcacgcacgcacgcacgcacgcacgcacgcacgtaaGCCAAGATAAGGTACGTCGTAGTTAGTAACTAGTAGCGGGAATGCCATACGGCCTTTTCTTTCTGTGCTGTTTAGACTTCGAGGCGGCGTAGAACAGggaaaaaagaaaaaaagggagaAGAGAAAAAGGTTCCCGCACTGGTTGGTCCCGCCTGGCTTATTACGGATGAACCGCAGTCCAGATGGGTCTAGATTCTGTGCGTCCGAGGCTCCGCCCGGTAGTTGACATCTGGCGTGGCACAGGAATCGCGATGCCGAGAAGAGGCTGTCGTGGCAGTAAACAATCCACCTTGCACGGCTGCCAGCTGAGTTGTGCGAGGGCAAAAGTGCGGGCCAGCATCCGGCCGCTCAATCATTGGCAACAACAATTCTGCTTCACACAAACTCACTAAGttcgcacacgcacgcacgcacttTTGAATGAACTCTGTGGGGAGGTATCAACGTATGATTTGCGCTATTCACACCGCAGACATGCCAGTCAAGCGGCTTTCCCTACTTGTACCCCAACGTGTTCTGCCGCATCGACCGAACCAGGTCGTGCGGGGGCTATATGAGCCCTTCTTTCTATCCTGTGTCTCGGAAACAAGAACACCGTAATCCGTTCCCAGTCCCTGTCCGTTTTGGTTGCGATGTGCTGTGACATCGCCAAGCCAAGAAATATCCAAAGAAAAAAGTGAGACCGGTATCCCAACCTCGTCTCGATGAGTGAGTGTTTCCGTCAAAACCCAGTCACCTCACAAGGTCGTGAGCGTGGCTTCGCGGGCTGGCGATTAAAATATGTTGGTGTGTCGTAACTCTCACGGCCGTATCCTGTCTCGTTCCAGCAAGCAACAAGACAATAAACTCCCGCTCTTTCCAAAAGCGCCGAACTGCAGAGGCATTTGGATGCATCTTCTGCAACATCCAAACGGAAGCCTGGGGACAGACACacatggccccccccccccttcgacGGTAGCAGAACTCCTCGCTATAACGACCCAAAAGAATTTGCGTGTGAAGTTGAGTGAAACATAAAAAGTGACAGCGAAGCGGAGAATAGTGTGGCCAATAGGTACAAGTGCGTTGAATCGAAGTATTTTGGCGCTTTTCCCGCTCTATTGGCAATCCAGCCAGTTTTGGAGCGCTTTTTCACGTGAAGTGGATGTGACACCTCCGAACCGGGGACAAACACGCCCGATTCGATGGTTGGTGGCAAACGTGGCATTATAAATGATCCATGAGGAACCCTCAAGGGGCCTTGGGGGACGAGAAGCCTCGGGGTCGACCCCATTCCATCCGAAGGTCCAGGACACTACCGACTCAATGCGGAAGCCAAGTCATCGACAGCTGGAGTCGACAACTCAATAGCAACCTTGAAACGACGGCAGGAAGGGAACCTGATGGAGTGCAACAGAGTGCTGCATAATGGGGACCTGTTGAACGTATTTGACAACTTCCCACAGAGGGAAAAATGATCGTGGCTGACAGGGCTGCACCGGGACTGGTGCTTGTATAGGCACCGGCACCTGTTGGCAGGGCATGGGCTGGTGTGGGACGTGTACCTGAAGCGGATTGGAAACCGGGCCCATATAATGCTGCGGCACAAACTCCTGGCCATGATACATGGGGAGGTCCACGGGTTCCTCAGGTTCGTATGTCTGTGGCACATAGTCCTGGGCAAtgtcctgctgctcctggaTGAAGTCTTCGTCCAAATCATCAATCGTAGACACGCTCGAGGCAAGCGAGCCTTCGTCTGATGTTGTTGAGGCGGGTGAGAGGGGCGCGTCGTAGTCGTAGTCGTCAACAATCGCGTCCTCATTCGAAACGTATTCGGTGATGTGCGGTGGAGTGGAGGGTGGTGTCGGCAATGGCATAGCTCCCATGGGGGGAATGGTGAAGTGGTGGCAGGCCATAATCCTGGATCGCAGTTCCGACAACGTGATCCGAAACTCGGGCATGGGGTTGAAGATGCGGGCCAAGATGTCGTTGAGTTCATCCGTCAACGGAAGGATCGTCTTCAAGAAGTCCCGGGAGCGAGCATAGGCCCGGTAGGTGGAATCTTGGAAAGAGGCCTGCTTCCATGGGTTGCGGCCACACGTCAGGTTTACCAGGATAACTCCTAGAGACCAGACATCGTTGGGAGCACACATGTAGTAAGGCTTTGCTGTTGAGGGATCCAGGCACTCTGTGAGACGAGAAAAGCGAGACGCGGTCAGTTTGTCTGCCAGAAAGGAACAACGAAACAAGCGGAGGCCGAGAATTACCTGGACTCATGTAGAAGGTAGAGCCGCATCCGTAGTCCTCGGATCGGTCGTTGGCAGTGGCCAGGCCAAAGTCAGCCAGCTTCACCGTCTCTCCATTGTCTGTGACGAGAATGTTCTCCGGCTTCAGGTCACGGTGGAAGATTCCGAGCTTGTGGCAGTGCTCCACGGCGTCCAGGATCTGAAGAAAGACCTTCTTGGACAAGGCGTCCTTTCCAACGTACTGACCCAGCTCGGTGATGTTGAGGAAAAGGTCGCCCTCGGGGCAGTACTCCAGGATGACATAGATGCAGTCCGGGTTGTCCACAATCTTGAGCATCGACACC is a window of Purpureocillium takamizusanense chromosome 10, complete sequence DNA encoding:
- the SKS1 gene encoding Serine/threonine protein kinase (EggNog:ENOG503NURV~COG:T) — its product is MQHHVPFGYPTPPASPAYDNLKCSIPPAFATRPYQTRCVPLAPEDRLGSLLEGKLQLTNILGTGAYGVVYSAVDIKTGVRYAVKCLSKFNADGTPLERRQVEYQQREIRLHYLASAHPNVVSMLKIVDNPDCIYVILEYCPEGDLFLNITELGQYVGKDALSKKVFLQILDAVEHCHKLGIFHRDLKPENILVTDNGETVKLADFGLATANDRSEDYGCGSTFYMSPECLDPSTAKPYYMCAPNDVWSLGVILVNLTCGRNPWKQASFQDSTYRAYARSRDFLKTILPLTDELNDILARIFNPMPEFRITLSELRSRIMACHHFTIPPMGAMPLPTPPSTPPHITEYVSNEDAIVDDYDYDAPLSPASTTSDEGSLASSVSTIDDLDEDFIQEQQDIAQDYVPQTYEPEEPVDLPMYHGQEFVPQHYMGPVSNPLQVHVPHQPMPCQQVPVPIQAPVPVQPCQPRSFFPLWEVVKYVQQVPIMQHSVALHQVPFLPSFQGCY